In the Burkholderia cenocepacia genome, one interval contains:
- a CDS encoding ATP-binding cassette domain-containing protein produces MYFDRRLWAMMAGLRWRVAAAVALGLLAMGVGILRFVFLGRVLALVFSGAPARGIGEAVVATAACVLLRAWLDHRRTVLAQHTAGRVQATLRARLFDRIAALGPAWFSGERTGGVMLAVVDGVEQLQTFFGVYLPQLAIAACAPLMIFAVLAWWDVPTAAVLLVAALVTLALPQLVHRADKRAALARSAAFKAFGEEFLDAVQGLPTLKAFGQSTAFGAKLAAKARALSDSTFWVLALGLLTRLFTDLGTGLGAAAAIAVGAWRVRHGDMSLEALLIVLMAGSEIFRPLRDLRAVLHQGMIGQSAANAIHALLDAGSHAPSVDAPRVPGLRPEIAFDRVSFAYPGRRADAHAALSFTVREGETVAIVGPSGAGKSTIVRLLLRQHDAQGGAVRIGGRDVRTLDADQVREMIAVVAQDATLFDGSVADNLRLGRPDASDADMIAAARAANAHDFISALPDGYATRIGERGLMLSGGQRQRIAIARALLRDAPILLLDEALSSVDAENEALIQQALDRLTRGRTTLVLAHRLSSVIGADRILVLDQGQVVDEGTHAALIARDGPYRRLMGPQLEAVAESVGATAAAGTTGRASSGPQVRPLNDDAATIGWPETLQTLLRFVRPWKGKVVLTVLFGIGRVLAFIGVGVLGARVVGAVPSGHVGTGLVTALLVIAPVAAVLHWLESWLAHDMAYRLLAEMRIALFATLERLAPAGLLSRRSGDLVSLATQDVETVEYFYAHTLAPAFVAVLVPAGVLVLLASVAWPLALVLLPFLLWAGLAPVLARRDVDRLGTGARDALGQLGAHLTETIQGLAELTAFQAIARRRAAFVAEVDAYRRQRAKLLDDLSTQSAALEVASGLGGLAVAALGAWLCARGGFPRESLPLLVLVAVAAFMPVAEIGQVARQLADTIASTRRLRALEKEPVTVTDGAHAMPGNPAVRFDAASFTYPGRSVPALDRVSFEVPPGSTVALVGASGAGKSTVASLLLRFWDPQQGRVTLGGVDLRDLRLDDLRQHIALVAQDTYLFNDTLEANIRLAANDASDADVQRAIDHAALGDFVARLPDGLATRVGERGVQLSGGQRQRVAIARAFLKDAPVLILDEATSHLDTISEQQIRAALEDLMTQRTSIIIAHRLSTVRNADLILVMEQGAVIEAGRHAELLARQGAYARLVSHQASGVAA; encoded by the coding sequence ATGTATTTCGACCGACGACTATGGGCAATGATGGCGGGATTGCGCTGGCGGGTGGCGGCGGCCGTCGCGCTCGGGCTGCTCGCGATGGGTGTCGGCATCCTCCGCTTCGTATTCCTCGGCCGCGTGCTGGCGCTGGTTTTTTCCGGCGCGCCGGCGCGCGGCATCGGCGAAGCCGTCGTTGCAACGGCGGCCTGCGTGCTGCTGCGTGCATGGCTCGATCATCGCCGCACGGTGCTCGCGCAGCACACGGCCGGCCGCGTGCAGGCCACGCTGCGCGCGCGGCTGTTCGACCGGATCGCCGCGCTCGGCCCCGCATGGTTCAGCGGCGAACGCACGGGCGGCGTGATGCTGGCCGTCGTCGACGGCGTCGAGCAGTTGCAGACCTTCTTCGGCGTCTACCTGCCGCAGCTCGCGATCGCCGCGTGCGCGCCGCTGATGATCTTCGCGGTGCTCGCGTGGTGGGACGTGCCGACGGCCGCGGTCCTGCTGGTCGCGGCGCTCGTCACACTCGCGCTGCCGCAGCTCGTGCATCGTGCGGACAAGCGCGCGGCGCTCGCCCGTTCGGCTGCGTTCAAGGCGTTCGGCGAGGAGTTTCTCGACGCGGTGCAGGGCCTGCCGACGCTGAAGGCGTTCGGGCAGAGCACCGCGTTCGGCGCGAAGCTGGCCGCGAAGGCGCGCGCGCTGTCGGACAGCACGTTCTGGGTGCTCGCGCTCGGGCTGCTGACGCGGCTCTTCACGGATCTCGGCACCGGCCTCGGCGCGGCCGCGGCGATCGCGGTGGGCGCGTGGCGCGTGCGGCACGGCGACATGAGCCTCGAAGCGCTGCTGATCGTGCTGATGGCCGGCAGCGAGATCTTCCGGCCGCTGCGCGACCTGCGCGCGGTGCTGCATCAGGGGATGATCGGCCAGTCGGCGGCGAATGCGATCCATGCGCTGCTCGACGCGGGCAGCCATGCCCCTTCCGTCGACGCACCGCGCGTACCCGGCCTGCGGCCGGAGATCGCGTTCGATCGCGTCAGCTTCGCGTACCCGGGGCGCCGCGCGGATGCCCATGCGGCGTTGAGCTTCACGGTGCGCGAGGGTGAGACGGTCGCGATCGTCGGGCCGAGCGGGGCCGGCAAGTCGACCATCGTGCGCCTGCTGCTGCGCCAGCACGACGCGCAGGGCGGCGCGGTCCGGATCGGCGGCCGCGACGTGCGCACGCTCGATGCCGACCAGGTGCGCGAGATGATCGCGGTCGTCGCGCAGGATGCGACGCTGTTCGACGGCAGCGTCGCCGACAACCTGCGGCTCGGTCGCCCGGACGCGAGCGACGCGGACATGATCGCCGCCGCGCGCGCGGCCAATGCGCACGACTTCATCTCGGCGCTGCCCGACGGCTACGCGACGCGTATCGGCGAACGCGGGCTCATGCTGTCGGGCGGCCAGCGCCAGCGCATCGCGATCGCCCGCGCGCTGCTGCGCGATGCGCCGATCCTGTTGCTCGACGAGGCGCTGTCGTCGGTCGATGCGGAAAACGAAGCGCTGATCCAGCAGGCGCTCGACCGGCTCACGCGCGGGCGCACGACGCTCGTGCTCGCGCACCGGCTGTCCAGCGTGATCGGCGCCGATCGCATCCTGGTGCTCGACCAGGGGCAGGTGGTCGACGAAGGGACGCATGCGGCGCTGATCGCGCGCGACGGCCCGTATCGCCGCCTGATGGGGCCGCAACTGGAAGCGGTCGCCGAGTCCGTCGGCGCGACGGCGGCGGCGGGCACGACCGGCCGCGCGTCGTCGGGCCCGCAGGTGCGGCCGCTGAACGACGACGCGGCGACGATCGGCTGGCCGGAAACGTTGCAGACCCTGCTGCGCTTCGTGCGTCCGTGGAAGGGCAAGGTGGTGCTGACCGTGCTGTTCGGGATCGGCCGCGTGCTCGCGTTCATCGGCGTCGGCGTGCTCGGCGCGCGGGTGGTCGGCGCGGTGCCGAGCGGTCACGTCGGCACGGGGCTGGTGACCGCGCTGCTCGTGATCGCGCCGGTCGCGGCCGTGCTGCACTGGCTCGAATCGTGGCTCGCGCACGACATGGCGTACCGGCTGCTCGCGGAAATGCGCATCGCGCTGTTCGCGACGCTCGAACGGCTCGCGCCGGCCGGGCTGCTAAGCCGCCGTTCCGGCGATCTCGTGTCGCTCGCGACGCAGGACGTCGAGACCGTCGAATATTTCTATGCGCATACGCTGGCGCCCGCGTTCGTCGCGGTGCTCGTGCCGGCCGGCGTGCTGGTGCTGCTCGCGTCGGTCGCATGGCCGCTCGCGCTCGTGCTGCTGCCGTTCCTGCTGTGGGCCGGGCTCGCGCCCGTGCTGGCCCGGCGCGACGTCGACCGGCTCGGCACCGGCGCGCGCGACGCGCTCGGCCAACTCGGCGCGCATCTGACCGAAACGATCCAGGGCCTCGCGGAACTGACCGCGTTCCAGGCGATCGCGCGCCGGCGCGCGGCATTCGTGGCCGAAGTCGACGCGTATCGCCGGCAGCGCGCGAAGCTGCTCGACGATCTGTCGACGCAAAGCGCCGCGCTGGAAGTCGCCAGCGGGCTCGGCGGGCTGGCGGTCGCGGCGCTCGGCGCGTGGTTGTGCGCACGCGGCGGGTTCCCGCGCGAGTCGTTGCCGCTGCTGGTGCTGGTCGCGGTGGCCGCGTTCATGCCGGTGGCCGAAATCGGCCAGGTTGCGCGCCAGCTTGCCGACACGATCGCGTCGACGCGCCGCTTGCGCGCGCTGGAGAAGGAACCCGTGACGGTGACCGACGGCGCGCATGCGATGCCCGGCAATCCGGCGGTGCGGTTCGACGCGGCGTCGTTCACGTATCCGGGGCGCAGCGTGCCCGCGCTCGACCGCGTGAGCTTCGAGGTGCCGCCCGGCAGCACGGTCGCGCTGGTCGGCGCGTCGGGCGCCGGCAAGTCGACCGTCGCGAGCCTGCTGCTGCGTTTCTGGGACCCGCAGCAGGGCCGCGTGACGCTCGGCGGCGTCGATCTGCGCGATCTGAGGCTCGACGACCTGCGGCAGCACATCGCGCTCGTCGCGCAGGACACCTATCTGTTCAACGACACGCTCGAGGCGAACATCCGGCTCGCCGCGAACGACGCGTCCGATGCGGACGTACAGCGCGCGATCGACCACGCGGCGCTCGGCGATTTCGTCGCGCGACTGCCGGACGGGCTCGCGACGCGCGTCGGCGAGCGCGGCGTGCAGTTGTCGGGCGGCCAGCGCCAGCGTGTGGCGATCGCACGCGCGTTCCTGAAGGATGCGCCGGTGCTGATCCTCGACGAGGCGACGTCGCACCTGGACACGATCAGCGAGCAGCAGATCCGCGCGGCGCTGGAGGACCTGATGACGCAGCGCACGTCGATCATCATCGCGCACCGCCTGTCGACCGTGCGCAATGCCGACCTGATCCTCGTGATGGAGCAGGGCGCCGTGATCGAGGCCGGCCGCCACGCGGAGCTGCTGGCACGGCAGGGCGCGTATGCGCGGCTCGTGTCGCATCAGGCGAGCGGAGTCGCGGCGTGA
- the glnH gene encoding glutamine ABC transporter substrate-binding protein GlnH yields the protein MSRRSFLKAVAVAAALGASLAHADTKTLVVGTDTSFMPFEFKQGDKYVGFDLDLWAEIAKDQGWKYTIQPMDFAGLIPALQTQNIDVALSGMTIKEERKKAIDFSAPYYDSGLAAMVQAGNTSIKSIDDLNGKVIAAKTGTATIDWIKAHLKPKEVRQFPNIDQAYLALEAGRVDAAMHDTPNVLFFVNNEGKGKVQVAGQPVSGDKYGIGFPKGSALVPKVNASLVKIKADGRYAQIYKKWFGAEPPKM from the coding sequence ATGAGTCGCCGTTCCTTCCTGAAAGCCGTCGCGGTTGCTGCCGCGCTCGGCGCCAGCCTCGCGCACGCGGACACCAAGACGCTCGTCGTCGGGACCGATACGTCGTTCATGCCGTTCGAGTTCAAGCAGGGCGACAAGTACGTCGGCTTCGATCTCGACCTGTGGGCCGAGATCGCGAAGGACCAGGGCTGGAAATACACGATCCAGCCGATGGATTTCGCGGGCCTGATCCCGGCGCTGCAGACGCAGAACATCGACGTCGCGCTGTCCGGGATGACCATCAAGGAAGAGCGCAAGAAGGCGATCGACTTCTCCGCGCCGTACTACGACAGCGGGCTCGCCGCGATGGTGCAAGCCGGCAATACGTCGATCAAGTCGATCGACGACCTGAACGGCAAGGTGATCGCCGCGAAGACGGGCACCGCGACGATCGACTGGATCAAGGCGCACCTGAAGCCGAAGGAGGTCCGTCAGTTCCCGAACATCGACCAGGCCTATCTCGCGCTGGAAGCCGGCCGCGTCGACGCGGCGATGCACGATACGCCGAACGTGCTGTTCTTCGTGAACAACGAAGGCAAGGGCAAGGTGCAGGTCGCGGGCCAGCCGGTCAGCGGCGACAAGTACGGGATCGGCTTCCCGAAGGGCAGCGCACTCGTGCCGAAGGTCAATGCGTCGCTCGTGAAGATCAAGGCCGACGGCCGCTACGCGCAGATCTACAAGAAGTGGTTCGGCGCCGAGCCGCCGAAGATGTGA
- a CDS encoding LysR family transcriptional regulator → MSHLPPLSALRAFEAAVRLGGFARAAVELNVSTSAVSHQIRSLEESLGARLLERSTGLGGISLTPAGTRLLPAVSDALSRLTDACAEIRGTAQRLTVSANAPFSSMWLARRLAEFSSLHPDTPLHAVVLDDEPDFARSGVDLAIVHVPAHRLRADDDVLMRETVFPVCSPELFPYASGYVCRSRLLQEMHEDSPEIDWRNWAVHFGLPDDFDTKIVRYSSFSQVIGAAVGGAGIALGRVPLIEPELRSGRLVPLVPGLSRDASWRFVLRRHPSTRHRLLDPLIAFLRSEADAPPFVSKKVAPASNDSHARGAGGA, encoded by the coding sequence ATGTCGCACCTTCCTCCCCTCAGCGCACTGCGAGCTTTCGAGGCGGCCGTCCGCCTCGGCGGGTTCGCGCGCGCGGCGGTCGAGCTGAACGTGTCGACCAGCGCGGTCAGCCACCAGATCCGTTCGCTCGAGGAATCGCTGGGTGCAAGGCTGCTCGAACGCAGCACGGGGCTCGGCGGCATCAGTCTCACGCCGGCCGGTACGCGCCTGCTGCCGGCCGTCAGCGATGCGCTGTCGCGTCTCACCGACGCGTGCGCCGAGATTCGCGGCACCGCGCAACGGCTCACCGTATCCGCCAACGCGCCGTTTTCGTCGATGTGGCTCGCACGCCGGCTGGCGGAATTCTCGTCGCTTCATCCCGACACCCCGCTGCATGCGGTCGTGCTCGACGACGAGCCGGATTTCGCGCGCAGCGGCGTCGACCTCGCGATCGTGCACGTGCCCGCGCACCGGCTGCGCGCCGACGACGACGTGCTGATGCGGGAAACCGTGTTTCCGGTCTGCAGCCCCGAGCTGTTTCCGTACGCATCGGGGTACGTCTGCCGCTCGCGGCTGCTGCAGGAGATGCACGAGGACAGCCCCGAGATCGACTGGCGCAACTGGGCGGTGCATTTCGGCTTGCCGGACGACTTCGACACGAAGATCGTCCGTTACAGCAGTTTCAGCCAGGTGATCGGCGCGGCCGTGGGCGGCGCGGGCATCGCGCTCGGCCGCGTGCCGCTGATCGAGCCCGAACTGCGCAGCGGGCGTCTGGTGCCGCTGGTGCCGGGCCTTTCGCGCGATGCGTCATGGCGCTTCGTGTTGCGCCGCCATCCGTCGACGCGGCATCGGCTGCTCGATCCGTTGATCGCGTTCCTGCGCAGCGAAGCGGACGCGCCGCCGTTCGTCTCGAAGAAGGTTGCGCCCGCATCCAATGACAGTCACGCACGAGGCGCGGGCGGCGCCTGA
- a CDS encoding MAPEG family protein — translation MTTSQLCLFIVALLPFPMTFLAKARKGYDNRAPRDYLAKLEGWRARAQAAHQNSWEALALFTAALVVAWHNGANVHRVDQLAMAFVAIRIVYALMYLLNWASLRSLVWFGGMACIVALFFATP, via the coding sequence ATGACGACGTCCCAGCTGTGCCTGTTCATCGTGGCGCTGTTGCCGTTCCCGATGACGTTTCTCGCCAAGGCCCGCAAGGGTTACGACAACCGCGCGCCGCGCGATTACCTGGCGAAGCTCGAAGGCTGGCGTGCCCGCGCGCAGGCCGCCCATCAGAATTCGTGGGAAGCGCTCGCGCTGTTCACGGCCGCGCTGGTGGTGGCATGGCACAACGGCGCGAACGTGCATCGCGTCGACCAGCTCGCGATGGCGTTCGTCGCGATCCGCATCGTCTATGCGCTGATGTACCTGCTGAACTGGGCGTCGCTGCGTTCGCTCGTGTGGTTCGGCGGAATGGCGTGCATCGTCGCGCTGTTCTTCGCCACGCCGTAA